In Pseudomonas fluorescens NCIMB 11764, a single window of DNA contains:
- a CDS encoding FAD:protein FMN transferase yields the protein MVLAGVLSGCGNGASLERFDGPTMGSRYSIQYVRHSSAPGPKAVQVEVENILAEVDRQFSTYRSDSDTARFNALPAGRCQVMPGPVLELIRVGEQLSSQSDGSFDLTVEPLLNLWGFGPQAREEKVPSAEALAEMQQRVGHTHLRIEGDQLCKDAAVEVDFNSIAAGYAVDTIAARLEAMDIHNYLAEVTGELKAAGKKPDGSPWKIALEEPRDDQQVAQRIINVDGYGVSTSGDYRNYFQQDGKRYSHTLDAHTGAPVLHALASVTVIHPSALMADGLSTLLLILGPERGWDYAETHNIGAFFVIRADTGFVTRTNQAFERLSGGKTE from the coding sequence ATGGTGCTGGCCGGCGTTTTGTCCGGTTGTGGCAACGGCGCCAGCCTGGAACGCTTCGACGGCCCGACCATGGGCAGTCGTTATTCCATCCAATACGTAAGACATTCCTCTGCGCCCGGGCCGAAAGCGGTGCAGGTCGAAGTAGAAAATATCCTCGCTGAAGTGGATCGCCAATTCTCGACCTATCGCAGCGACTCGGACACTGCTCGCTTCAACGCATTGCCGGCCGGCCGCTGCCAGGTCATGCCCGGCCCTGTACTCGAATTGATCCGTGTGGGCGAGCAGTTGTCGTCCCAAAGCGACGGCTCCTTCGACTTGACGGTGGAACCGCTGCTCAACCTATGGGGATTCGGTCCGCAGGCGCGTGAAGAAAAAGTCCCGAGCGCCGAAGCGCTTGCCGAGATGCAGCAACGCGTCGGCCACACCCACTTGCGCATCGAGGGTGATCAGCTGTGCAAGGACGCGGCCGTCGAGGTCGATTTCAATAGCATCGCGGCGGGCTACGCGGTCGACACCATTGCCGCAAGGCTCGAAGCCATGGACATCCACAACTACCTCGCCGAAGTCACTGGCGAACTCAAGGCAGCGGGCAAGAAACCCGACGGTTCGCCCTGGAAGATTGCGTTGGAGGAGCCCCGCGATGACCAGCAAGTGGCTCAGCGCATCATCAATGTGGACGGCTATGGCGTGTCCACTTCCGGGGACTACCGCAATTATTTTCAGCAGGATGGGAAACGTTATTCCCACACCCTTGATGCCCACACCGGTGCGCCGGTCTTACACGCCCTGGCGTCGGTCACGGTGATTCATCCTTCAGCGTTGATGGCCGATGGCTTATCGACGCTGTTGCTGATTCTCGGTCCTGAACGGGGTTGGGACTATGCCGAAACTCACAATATCGGTGCATTCTTTGTGATTCGTGCCGATACAGGTTTCGTCACACGAACCAATCAGGCTTTTGAACGCCTCAGTGGCGGTAAAACCGAATGA
- a CDS encoding MFS transporter: MPSNTSNGKAIFRVVSGNFLEMFDFMVYGFYATAIAKTFFPTDSAFASLMLSLATFGAGFLMRPLGAIFLGAYIDRHGRRKGLIITLAMMAAGTVLIACVPGYATLGVAAPLLVLFGRLLQGFSAGVELGGVSVYLAEISTPGRKGFFVSWQSASQQAAVVFAGLLGVVLNHWLSPEEMGDWGWRVPFLIGCMIVPVIFVIRRSLEETPEFQARKHRPTLREIVRSIGQNFGIVIAGMALVVMTTVSFYLITAYTPTFGKAELHLSDLDALLVTVCIGLSNFFWLPVMGAVSDKIGRKPLLLAATILAILTAYPALSWLVANPSFNHLLIVELWLSFLYGSYNGAMVVALTEIMPVEVRTTGFSLAYSLATATFGGFTPAACTYLIHVLDNKAAPGIWLSGAAVLGLIATLVLFKGNRHELRTAQAAVVGHT; this comes from the coding sequence ATGCCTTCCAATACGAGCAACGGCAAAGCGATTTTTCGCGTCGTCAGCGGAAACTTCCTGGAGATGTTCGACTTCATGGTCTACGGCTTTTACGCCACGGCCATTGCGAAAACTTTCTTCCCCACCGACAGTGCTTTCGCCTCCCTGATGTTATCGCTGGCCACGTTTGGCGCCGGCTTTCTCATGCGTCCGCTGGGTGCGATTTTCCTCGGTGCCTACATCGACCGGCATGGTCGTCGCAAAGGGTTGATCATCACCCTCGCGATGATGGCCGCGGGCACGGTGTTGATTGCCTGCGTGCCGGGTTACGCCACATTGGGCGTGGCCGCGCCGCTGCTCGTGCTGTTCGGTCGCCTGTTGCAGGGTTTCTCGGCGGGCGTGGAGCTGGGCGGTGTTTCGGTGTATCTGGCCGAGATTTCCACACCGGGACGCAAAGGCTTCTTCGTCAGTTGGCAGTCCGCCAGTCAGCAAGCGGCGGTGGTTTTCGCCGGCCTGTTGGGGGTTGTCTTGAACCACTGGCTCAGCCCGGAAGAAATGGGTGACTGGGGCTGGCGCGTGCCGTTCCTGATCGGCTGCATGATTGTGCCGGTGATCTTCGTGATTCGCCGTTCGCTGGAAGAAACCCCTGAGTTCCAGGCACGAAAACATCGCCCTACCCTGCGGGAAATCGTCCGCTCGATCGGTCAGAACTTTGGCATTGTCATCGCCGGCATGGCATTGGTGGTCATGACGACCGTGTCGTTTTACCTGATCACCGCCTACACCCCGACCTTTGGCAAAGCCGAACTGCATTTGTCGGACCTGGATGCGTTGCTGGTGACGGTGTGCATCGGCCTGTCGAACTTTTTCTGGCTGCCGGTGATGGGCGCTGTGTCCGACAAAATCGGGCGAAAACCGCTACTTCTCGCAGCAACTATTCTGGCGATTCTTACTGCCTACCCGGCCCTGTCGTGGCTGGTTGCAAACCCGAGCTTTAACCATTTGCTGATTGTCGAGTTGTGGCTGTCGTTCCTGTACGGCTCATACAACGGCGCCATGGTCGTAGCGCTGACCGAGATCATGCCAGTGGAAGTTCGTACGACCGGTTTCTCTTTGGCCTACAGCTTGGCGACCGCAACCTTCGGTGGGTTTACACCGGCAGCCTGTACGTACCTGATTCATGTGCTGGACAACAAGGCTGCGCCGGGGATCTGGCTCAGTGGCGCGGCGGTGCTTGGATTGATTGCGACGCTGGTGTTGTTTAAGGGCAATCGGCATGAACTGCGGACTGCGCAAGCAGCGGTGGTCGGCCACACCTGA
- a CDS encoding IS481 family transposase, with translation MNVHKNARLTVSGRALLVQRILKEGLRPVEVAQSQGVSVRTAYKWLNRYRAEGEEGLQDRSSRPKFCPHALPEMRQEQVLELRRQRKTYRQISQDLKVGHSTVGRLLSRNGLNRLAYLEPPPPVIRYEYSQPGGLLHLDIKKLGRFNKPGHRVTRDRLKGRSYHVGWEYAHVAIDDNSRVAHSGLYADQSGRSACLALIRALRYYASLGVCFERVMTDNGPCYKSGRFKRLCRRLGLKHIYTKPYTPRTNGKAERFIQTALREWAYARSYESSDQRATYLTSWLHEYNWHRPHASLSYLPPISRIASVNNVVGLHS, from the coding sequence GTGAACGTTCATAAAAATGCCCGATTAACCGTTTCCGGTCGAGCCCTTCTTGTTCAACGAATCCTTAAGGAAGGCCTGAGACCTGTTGAGGTAGCTCAGTCTCAAGGAGTCAGTGTTCGCACTGCCTACAAGTGGCTTAATCGCTATCGTGCTGAAGGCGAGGAAGGACTGCAGGATCGTTCGTCCCGCCCCAAGTTCTGTCCGCACGCGCTTCCTGAGATGCGCCAGGAACAAGTGCTTGAGCTACGTCGCCAGCGAAAAACCTATCGCCAAATCAGCCAGGACTTGAAGGTGGGACACAGCACTGTGGGCAGGTTATTGAGCCGTAACGGCCTCAACCGTTTGGCATACCTGGAACCGCCACCGCCAGTGATTCGCTACGAATATTCTCAGCCCGGAGGTCTGCTTCACCTGGACATCAAGAAGCTGGGGCGTTTTAACAAACCAGGTCATCGAGTGACACGAGACCGCCTAAAAGGCCGCTCTTACCATGTCGGTTGGGAATACGCCCATGTTGCCATCGACGATAACAGTCGAGTGGCACACAGCGGTTTGTACGCAGACCAAAGTGGGCGTAGCGCCTGCCTCGCGCTGATCCGGGCCCTGCGCTACTACGCAAGCCTTGGCGTTTGCTTCGAGCGGGTAATGACCGATAACGGCCCTTGCTACAAGTCCGGACGTTTCAAGCGTCTATGTCGACGGCTGGGGCTTAAACACATCTATACCAAACCTTACACACCACGAACGAATGGCAAGGCAGAGCGATTTATCCAAACCGCTCTGCGCGAATGGGCCTACGCCAGAAGTTACGAAAGCTCAGACCAACGTGCGACCTACCTGACGTCGTGGTTGCACGAGTACAACTGGCATCGCCCGCATGCCAGCCTGAGTTATTTGCCACCAATTAGCCGAATAGCATCCGTGAACAACGTGGTGGGTTTACACAGCTAG
- a CDS encoding glyceraldehyde-3-phosphate dehydrogenase: MWKVPVTQKPDQCLGEWIDREALAEAMIPLIGQLYRNNNVVSSIYGRSLINQSVIAILKAHRFARHRSSDDSELSVHETFPLLKAMSELKLGAASVDLGKLAFKFRVEGKGRTAEQFVREELADVVGQQNATARKGTDVVLYGFGRIGRLLARILIEKTGGGDGLRLRAIVVRKGAENDLVKRASLLRRDSVHGPFNGTIVIDEENNTITANGNLIQVIYAKNPTEVDYTQYGIKDALLVDNTGVWRDAEGLGQHLACPGIDRVVLTAPGKGKLKNIVHGINHSEITAEDKIVSAASCTTNAIVPVLKAVNDKFGIINGHVETVHSYTNDQNLIDNFHKGDRRGRSAALNMVITETGAATAAAKALPELAGKLTGNAIRVPTPNVSMAILNLNLEKAATREEMNEYLRYMALHSDLHKQIDFVNSQEVVSTDFVGSRHAGVVDAEATITQDNRVVLYVWYDNEFGYSCQVVRVMEDMAGVNPPAFPR, encoded by the coding sequence ATGTGGAAGGTTCCCGTGACTCAGAAGCCCGACCAGTGTCTTGGTGAATGGATCGACCGTGAAGCACTCGCAGAAGCGATGATTCCGCTTATCGGTCAGCTCTACCGCAATAACAACGTGGTGAGCTCGATCTATGGCCGCAGCCTGATCAACCAGTCTGTCATCGCGATTCTCAAAGCTCACCGCTTTGCTCGCCATCGTTCTTCCGACGATAGCGAACTCTCCGTCCACGAAACATTCCCTCTGCTTAAAGCCATGAGCGAGCTCAAGCTCGGCGCGGCCTCGGTAGACTTGGGCAAGTTGGCGTTCAAATTCCGCGTCGAAGGCAAAGGCCGCACTGCCGAGCAGTTCGTCCGTGAAGAACTGGCGGATGTGGTTGGCCAGCAAAACGCTACCGCTCGCAAAGGCACCGACGTGGTCCTGTACGGCTTCGGTCGCATCGGCCGTCTGCTGGCGCGCATCCTGATCGAAAAAACCGGTGGCGGCGACGGCCTGCGCCTGCGTGCCATCGTGGTGCGTAAAGGCGCCGAGAACGACCTGGTCAAGCGCGCCAGCCTGTTGCGTCGCGATTCGGTACACGGTCCGTTCAACGGCACCATCGTCATCGACGAAGAAAACAACACCATTACCGCCAACGGTAACCTGATCCAGGTGATCTACGCGAAGAACCCGACCGAGGTGGATTACACCCAGTACGGCATCAAAGACGCGCTGCTGGTGGACAACACCGGCGTATGGCGTGACGCTGAAGGCCTGGGTCAACACCTGGCGTGCCCGGGTATCGACCGCGTTGTTCTGACCGCGCCTGGCAAAGGCAAGCTGAAGAACATCGTTCACGGCATCAACCACAGTGAAATCACCGCTGAAGACAAGATCGTGTCCGCCGCTTCCTGCACCACCAACGCCATCGTGCCGGTGCTCAAGGCTGTGAATGACAAGTTCGGCATCATCAATGGTCACGTCGAAACCGTTCACTCGTACACCAACGACCAGAACCTGATCGACAACTTCCACAAGGGCGATCGCCGTGGCCGTAGCGCCGCGCTGAACATGGTGATCACCGAGACCGGTGCTGCCACCGCTGCTGCCAAGGCTCTGCCTGAGCTGGCCGGCAAGCTGACCGGTAACGCGATCCGTGTTCCGACGCCGAACGTGTCGATGGCCATTCTCAACCTGAACCTTGAGAAAGCCGCCACCCGTGAAGAGATGAACGAGTACCTGCGCTACATGGCGCTGCACTCCGATCTGCACAAGCAAATCGACTTCGTCAATTCGCAGGAAGTGGTCTCCACCGACTTCGTTGGCTCGCGCCACGCAGGCGTTGTGGACGCTGAAGCAACCATCACTCAAGACAACCGCGTTGTTCTGTACGTTTGGTACGACAACGAATTCGGTTACAGCTGCCAGGTGGTTCGCGTGATGGAAGACATGGCCGGGGTAAACCCGCCAGCATTCCCGCGCTAA
- the mfd gene encoding transcription-repair coupling factor encodes MPVLRLPLLPAAAGKQHWGNLPGAALSLAIAEAASAAKRFTLLLTADSQSAERLEQELSFFAPDLPVLHFPDWETLPYDLFSPHQDIISQRIAALYRLPELSHGVLVVPITTALHRLAPTKFLLGSSLVLDVGQKLDVEQMRTRLEASGYRYVDTVYEHGEFTVRGSLIDLFPMGSKLPFRIDLFDDEIETLRTFDPENQRSIDKVDTVRLLPAREFPLQKDAVTRFKARFRERFDVDFRRCPIFQDLSSGITPAGIEYYLPLFFDETSTLFDYLPQDTQVFSLPGIEQAAENFWNDVRNRYEERRVDPSRPLLPPAELFLPVEDCFARLKSWPRVVASQQDVETGVGRERFPARELPNLAIEAKATQPLAALAGFLDEFPGRVLFTAESAGRREVLLELLERLKLRPKTVDSWPDFVASKDRLAITIAPLDEGLVLDDPALALVAESPLFGQRVMQRRRREKRADANNDAVIKNLTELREGAPVVHIDHGVGRYLGLATLEIDDQAAEFLTLQYAEGAKLYVPVANLHLIARYTGSDDALAPLHRLGSETWQKAKRKAAEQVRDVAAELLDIYARRAAREGYAFEDPKADYATFSAGFPFEETPDQQTTIDAVRADMLAPKPMDRLVCGDVGFGKTEVAMRAAFIAVHGGRQVAILVPTTLLAQQHYNSFRDRFADWPVTVEVMSRFKSTKEVNAAVADLAEGKIDIVIGTHKLLQDDVKIKNLGLVIIDEEHRFGVRQKEQLKALRSEVDILTLTATPIPRTLNMAVSGMRDLSIIATPPARRLSVRTFVMEQNKSTVKEALLRELLRGGQVYYLHNDVKTIEKCAADLAELVPEARIGIGHGQMRERELEQVMSDFYHKRFNVLIASTIIETGIDVPSANTIIIERADKFGLAQLHQLRGRVGRSHHQAYAYLLTPPRQQITPDAEKRLEAIANTQDLGAGFVLATNDLEIRGAGELLGDGQSGQIQAVGFTLYMEMLERAVKSIRKGEQPNLDQPLGGGPEVNLRVPALIPEDYLPDVHARLILYKRIASATDEEGLKDLQVEMIDRFGLLPEPTKNLMRITALKLQAELLGIKKVDGGPQGGRIEFAAQTPVDPLTLIKLIQGQPKRYKFEGATMFKFMVPMERPEERFNTVEALLECLIPKTA; translated from the coding sequence GTGCCCGTTCTGCGTCTACCGCTTCTCCCTGCCGCGGCAGGTAAACAGCACTGGGGCAACCTGCCCGGTGCCGCCCTGAGCCTGGCCATCGCCGAGGCCGCCAGCGCTGCCAAGCGCTTTACCCTGCTGCTGACTGCCGACAGCCAAAGTGCCGAACGGCTGGAACAGGAGCTGAGCTTCTTCGCCCCGGATTTGCCGGTGCTGCATTTCCCGGACTGGGAAACCCTGCCCTACGATCTGTTTTCGCCGCACCAGGACATCATTTCCCAGCGCATCGCGGCTTTATACAGGCTGCCGGAGCTGAGCCATGGCGTACTGGTGGTGCCGATCACCACAGCCCTGCATCGCCTGGCGCCGACCAAATTCCTGCTCGGCAGCAGCCTTGTTCTGGACGTCGGCCAGAAGCTCGATGTCGAGCAGATGCGCACCCGACTCGAGGCCAGCGGCTATCGCTACGTCGACACGGTGTACGAGCACGGTGAATTCACCGTGCGCGGCTCGCTGATCGATCTGTTCCCGATGGGCAGCAAACTGCCCTTCCGGATCGACCTGTTCGACGATGAAATCGAGACGCTGCGCACCTTCGATCCGGAAAACCAGCGTTCCATCGACAAGGTGGACACCGTTCGCCTGTTGCCGGCCCGCGAGTTTCCCCTGCAAAAAGACGCGGTCACCCGTTTCAAGGCGCGCTTCCGTGAGCGCTTCGATGTCGACTTCCGTCGCTGCCCGATCTTCCAGGACCTGAGCAGCGGGATTACACCGGCGGGTATCGAGTATTACCTGCCGTTGTTCTTCGACGAAACGTCCACGCTGTTCGATTACCTGCCCCAGGACACGCAAGTGTTTTCCCTGCCGGGCATTGAACAGGCGGCGGAAAACTTCTGGAACGATGTGCGCAATCGTTATGAAGAGCGCCGCGTCGACCCATCCCGTCCTTTATTACCGCCGGCCGAGTTGTTCCTGCCGGTGGAAGATTGCTTTGCCCGCCTCAAGAGCTGGCCGCGTGTGGTGGCCAGTCAACAGGATGTTGAAACCGGCGTCGGCCGCGAGCGCTTCCCGGCGCGGGAGTTGCCGAACCTGGCCATCGAGGCCAAGGCAACACAACCTCTGGCGGCGCTGGCCGGTTTCCTCGACGAGTTCCCGGGTCGCGTGCTGTTCACCGCCGAATCCGCGGGCCGTCGTGAAGTACTGCTGGAACTGCTCGAACGCCTGAAACTGCGACCGAAAACCGTCGACAGCTGGCCGGACTTTGTCGCGAGCAAGGATCGCCTGGCGATTACCATTGCGCCGCTCGACGAAGGCCTGGTGCTCGACGACCCGGCGCTGGCGCTGGTGGCTGAAAGCCCGTTATTCGGTCAGCGCGTCATGCAGCGCCGTCGCCGCGAAAAACGCGCAGACGCCAATAACGACGCTGTCATCAAAAACCTCACCGAGCTGCGCGAAGGCGCGCCGGTGGTGCACATCGATCACGGTGTAGGCCGCTATCTGGGCCTTGCAACACTGGAAATCGACGATCAGGCCGCCGAGTTCCTGACTCTGCAATACGCTGAAGGCGCCAAGCTTTACGTGCCGGTAGCCAACCTGCACCTGATCGCCCGGTATACCGGCAGCGACGATGCCCTGGCTCCGTTGCATCGCCTGGGTTCGGAAACCTGGCAGAAAGCCAAACGCAAGGCCGCCGAACAGGTGCGAGATGTGGCGGCCGAATTGCTCGACATTTATGCACGCCGCGCTGCTCGTGAAGGCTATGCCTTCGAAGATCCGAAAGCAGACTACGCCACCTTCAGCGCCGGTTTCCCGTTCGAAGAAACCCCGGACCAGCAAACCACCATCGACGCGGTGCGCGCCGACATGCTCGCGCCAAAACCGATGGACCGCCTGGTCTGCGGCGACGTCGGTTTCGGCAAGACCGAAGTGGCGATGCGCGCCGCGTTCATTGCGGTGCATGGTGGTCGCCAGGTCGCAATTCTGGTGCCGACCACCCTGCTCGCCCAGCAGCACTACAACAGTTTCCGCGACCGCTTCGCCGACTGGCCGGTGACTGTGGAAGTGATGAGCCGCTTCAAGTCGACCAAGGAAGTGAATGCCGCCGTGGCGGATCTCGCCGAAGGCAAGATCGACATCGTCATCGGCACGCACAAACTGCTGCAAGACGATGTGAAGATCAAAAACCTCGGGCTGGTGATCATCGACGAAGAGCACCGTTTCGGTGTCCGTCAGAAAGAACAGCTCAAGGCCCTGCGCAGCGAAGTCGACATCCTCACGCTGACTGCCACGCCGATTCCGCGCACGCTGAACATGGCGGTGTCGGGCATGCGCGACCTGTCGATCATCGCCACGCCGCCGGCCCGTCGCCTGTCGGTGCGGACCTTCGTCATGGAGCAGAACAAGAGCACGGTCAAAGAGGCCTTGCTGCGTGAGTTGCTGCGTGGCGGTCAGGTCTACTACCTGCACAACGACGTGAAGACCATCGAGAAATGCGCCGCAGACCTCGCCGAACTGGTGCCGGAAGCGCGTATCGGCATCGGCCACGGGCAGATGCGCGAACGCGAACTCGAACAGGTGATGAGCGACTTCTATCACAAGCGCTTCAACGTGCTGATCGCCTCGACCATCATCGAGACCGGCATCGACGTGCCGAGCGCCAACACCATCATCATCGAGCGTGCCGACAAATTCGGCCTGGCGCAGCTGCACCAGTTGCGCGGCCGCGTCGGTCGCAGTCACCACCAGGCCTACGCGTACCTGCTGACACCACCGCGCCAGCAAATCACCCCGGACGCAGAAAAGCGCCTGGAAGCGATCGCCAATACCCAGGATCTCGGCGCGGGCTTCGTGCTCGCCACCAACGACCTGGAAATCCGTGGCGCCGGTGAACTGCTGGGCGACGGTCAGAGCGGGCAGATCCAGGCCGTCGGTTTCACCCTGTATATGGAGATGCTCGAACGCGCGGTGAAGTCGATCCGCAAGGGTGAACAGCCGAATCTCGATCAGCCGCTGGGCGGTGGTCCGGAAGTCAATTTGCGTGTACCGGCGTTGATTCCCGAAGACTACTTGCCGGACGTGCATGCCCGACTGATTCTGTACAAACGCATTGCTTCGGCCACCGACGAGGAAGGCCTGAAAGACCTGCAAGTGGAGATGATCGATCGCTTCGGCCTGCTGCCGGAACCGACCAAGAACCTGATGCGCATTACGGCGCTGAAGTTGCAGGCCGAACTGTTGGGCATCAAGAAAGTCGACGGCGGCCCGCAAGGCGGTCGAATCGAGTTCGCGGCGCAGACGCCGGTCGACCCGCTGACACTGATCAAACTGATTCAGGGCCAGCCTAAACGCTACAAATTCGAAGGCGCCACGATGTTTAAATTCATGGTCCCGATGGAGCGCCCGGAAGAGCGCTTTAATACTGTAGAGGCACTGCTTGAATGCCTCATTCCGAAAACTGCTTGA
- a CDS encoding CsiV family protein, producing MRLFRSLTLLMTLAAPTAFADDLYQIEMILVRQNAVPAIVSKAAPEDWAAGAQPVSKDSLRTPSLNSEVGKLTASKEYTVLLHKAWQQNLGEEARKIAISDGKEQFGQYPIEGTLNLKLGRFTDVDADFWVNQIDANGLVTASERLKTESHTKNGQLNFLDAGHLGMLIKITSLTAPAPRPVPDEIPD from the coding sequence ATGCGCCTGTTTCGCTCACTGACTTTGCTGATGACCCTGGCCGCCCCCACAGCGTTTGCCGATGACCTGTATCAGATTGAAATGATTCTGGTCCGGCAGAACGCTGTGCCTGCCATTGTCAGCAAAGCCGCGCCGGAAGACTGGGCTGCCGGTGCCCAACCCGTCAGCAAGGACAGCCTGCGCACGCCAAGCCTGAATAGCGAAGTGGGAAAACTCACCGCCAGCAAAGAATACACCGTGTTGCTGCACAAGGCCTGGCAGCAGAACCTCGGCGAAGAAGCCCGCAAAATTGCAATCAGCGATGGCAAGGAACAGTTCGGCCAGTACCCGATCGAGGGCACGCTGAACCTGAAACTGGGACGCTTCACTGATGTTGACGCCGACTTCTGGGTCAACCAGATCGACGCCAATGGCCTGGTCACTGCCAGTGAACGCCTGAAAACAGAAAGCCATACCAAAAACGGACAACTGAATTTCCTCGACGCCGGTCATCTTGGAATGCTGATCAAGATCACCTCACTGACAGCCCCCGCACCTCGGCCAGTCCCCGATGAAATTCCGGACTGA